In Kutzneria kofuensis, the DNA window CGCTGCCCGCCCGGCCGGGCCGTCGCGCGCCTGCAGATGCTGGAGGTGCCGGCCGTCGTGCGCGGCGACGCAGCCGGCACGATCCGTGTCGACGAGTGCGGCTGGACCGAGGACGTCAAGAACGCGTTCGCCGACCGGGTGATCGACGAGGCCGCGCGGCACGTGCCGGGGCTGAAGGACATCATCATGGACCGGCACGTGATCAGCCCGCGCGAACTCGCCGCGTTCAACCCCAACTGCGGGCCCGGCGATCCCTTCGGCGGCAGCCACGACCTGGCCCAGAGCTACATGTTCAGCCCGCTGCCCGGCCAAGCGAGCCACCGCACCGTGGTCCCCAACCTCTACATGGTCGGCGCCGCGACCTGGCCCGGCCACGGCGTCAACGGCGGCTCCGGCTACATCGTCGCCCAGGAGCTGATGGACTGACGTTCGACGCTCGGAACGGACCATTCCTCAACTCGGAGTTTAGGAATGGTCCGTTCCGAGCTTCCCGGGTGGCGCGAAGTCGGCCCAGGTGGTAATGGCGAAGCGGGGGCCGTCGTGGCGGATCTCGACGGCGCCGTGGCCGCCGAAGTGGGCCGGCACCACGAGTTCGTGCTGGTCGGCGGCTCGGCCGAGCACCCGCAGCCGGCTAGCCTGCGCCTGCCCCGGGTCGAGGCAGAAGGTGCTGTTGCACAACGGATCCGTGACCTGGTACGGGCTGTGCAGCATGTCGCCGACGAACACCGCCCGGTCGGCGCCGGACCGCAGGCGCAGCACGGCCGATCCCGGCGTGTGTCCGGGCGCGGCCTCCAGTTCGAGGTTGTCGTCGATGCGGAAACCGTTCTCCCACAACGTGACCAGCCCGGCGTCCAGCACCGGCGCCACGCTGTCGTCGTGCACCTCCGTGCCCTTGAAGTGCTCGTGGTCGGCGCGGTGGATGAGGTACGTGGCGTTGGGGAACGTCGGAACCCATGTGCCGTCGGCATTCCGGGTGTTCCAGCCGACGTGGTCGGCGTGCACGTGCGTGTTCACCACGACGTCCACGTCCGCCGGATCCACCACGGCGCTCAGCCGCTCCAGGAAATCTGTGTGCCAGCCGGCGAAAACCGGGTTGGTGCGCACCCGGTCGTTGCCGACGCCGGTGTCGACCAGCACCGTCCGGCCGGCGCTGCGCAACACCCAGGTCTGCGCCGCGGCGATCATGCCGCCGGTCGCCGGGTCGTGGTGGTCCGGCGCGAGCCAGGCCGGCGCCGGCTCCGGCACGCCCGGCACGAACGTGCGCAGCGGCCCGAACTCGCCGTGCCGCTCCACCACCCTGGTGATCTCCACATCGCCCACTGCAATCGTGTCCATGCGTCCAGTCTGCGGCTCAGTGGTGAGCGTTTGAATGCTTGTGTGGACCGATTCCATGCTTGATACGCTCACGACATGGACGTGGTGAGCGATGTCATCACCGTGCTGCGGACCGGGCGGCCGTCGTCCAACCGCACCTCGGTGGACGTCCGCTGGCACATGCCGTTCGACGCCTACGACGGCGCCGGCTTCCACATCCTGCTGCGCGGGAACTGCTCGCTGCTCAGCGACTTCGGCGAGCCGGTCCGACTCGGCGTCGGCGACGTCGTGCTGCTGCCACACGGCAGCGCGCACCGGCTGGCCGGCGACGGAACCGAACTGCTCTGCGGCAAGTACCGGCTCGACCGGTCGCGGTCCCATCCGCTGCTCGTCGACCTGCCCGAGATCATCCACCTGCCCGCGACCGTCGGCCGCCACCCCGAGCTCCGCGCCGCCATCGACCTGCTCGGCGGCGAGGTCGAGGCCGACCGCTCCGGGCGCGGCGCCGTCGTGTCGGGCCTGCTCGACCTGCTGCTCGTGTACATGCTTCGGGCTTGGCTGGAGGACAATCCCGGCACCGGCTGGTCGGCCGCGCTCGCCGATCCTGCGGTCGCCGGCGCGCTGCACGCCATCCACGACGACCCGGCCCGGCCGTGGACCGTGCCCGAACTCGCCGCCCTCGTCGGGCAGTCTCGCGCCACCCTGGCCCGGCGGTTCACGGCGCTGGTCGGCCAGCCGCCGATGGCGTACCTGACGTGGTGGCGGATGACCCGCGCGGCCCGTCTGCTCCGCGACTCCGACGCGCCGCTGGCGGCCATCGCCCGCCAGGTCGGCTACGAGTCGCCGTTCGCCTTCTCGCACGCGTTCAAGCGGCTGTTCGGCCAGTCGCCCAACCAGTACCGGCTCACGGAGGTTTGTTGATGTTGCGCTGCGCTGTGCTCGACGACTACCAGGACGCGGCGCGGGCCAACGCCGACTGGAGCCGGGTCGACCTCACCGTCTTCCGTGAGCACATGTCCTCGGAGGACGAGGTCGCCGCCGCGCTGGCCGACTTCGACGTGGTGGTGATCATGCGGGAGCGGACTCCGTTCCCCGCCTCGCTGCTGGCCCGGCTGCCCCGGCTGAAGCTGCTCATCACGTCCGGAATGCGCAACGCCGCCATCGACCTCAAGGCCGCGGCGGTGCTGGGGGTCACGGTGTGCGGGACCGCCAGCCGGTCCGAGCCGCCGGTGGAGCTGACCTGGGCGTTGATCCTCGGGCTGTGCCGGCACGTCGTGCCCGAGAACGTCGCGTTCCGCTCCGGCGGGCCGTGGCAGAGCACCATCGGCACCGACCTCGTCGGCGCCACGCTGGGGCTGCTCGGGCTCGGCAAGATCGGCACGCGGGTCGCCACGATCGCGCGGGCGTTCGGCATGGAGGTGCTGGCGTGGAGCCAGAACCTGACGGCCGAGCGGACCGAGGCGGTGGGGGCTCGGTTGGCGCTGTCCAAGGAGGAGTTGTTGGCCGGCAGCGACATCGTCTCGATCCACCTGGCGTTGAGCGACCGCACCCGTGGCCTGGTCGACGCCGACGCGCTGGCCGCGATGAAGCCGTCCGCGCTGCTGGTCAACACCTCGCGCGCGGCGATCGTGGACACCGAGGCCATGATCGCCGCGCTGACCTCCGGACAGCTGGCCGGGGCCGGGCTCGACGTGTTCGACCTGGAGCCGCTGCCGGCCGACCATCCACTTCGGACACTGCCGAACGTGCTGGCCACGCCCCATCTCGGCTACGTGACCCGGGGCAACTACAGCCGGTACTTCGGCGAGGCGGTCGAGGACATCGACGCGTTCGTGGCCGGCGCGCCGATTCGCACACTCGGCTAGCGCAGCCGCGGCCGGAAGCTGTCGAACAGCATCAGGATGTGCTGCGAGTTCACGCCGGCCGCCTCGAACAGGGCCGCGACCCGCTCCGGCACCGGCCGGAACGGGTCGTTCTCCCTGGTCGGCGGCAGACCCTCGGCGTCGCCGAGCAGCGACTCCGGGGTGGCCAGCGTGGTCAGCTTGTAGTAGCGCCAGCGCGGGGCGACCGAGTCGGCCACGACCACGTCACGACCGTCCCGAATGATCACGCTGGCCCGCTTGTCGTTGTACGCCATGGTCACGCAGTTGTCGCCGATCAACGTGGCGATGCGGGCCGCCGCCCGGCGCGGGTTCTTGAACGTGCCCTTGGAGACCCAGACCCCGTCGATCAACTCGACGTCCAGGCCGGCGCTCTCGAACGCCGCCCGCAACTCCGCGTGCGGGTCGTCGGCGGAGTCCACCGCCAAC includes these proteins:
- a CDS encoding MBL fold metallo-hydrolase; the encoded protein is MDTIAVGDVEITRVVERHGEFGPLRTFVPGVPEPAPAWLAPDHHDPATGGMIAAAQTWVLRSAGRTVLVDTGVGNDRVRTNPVFAGWHTDFLERLSAVVDPADVDVVVNTHVHADHVGWNTRNADGTWVPTFPNATYLIHRADHEHFKGTEVHDDSVAPVLDAGLVTLWENGFRIDDNLELEAAPGHTPGSAVLRLRSGADRAVFVGDMLHSPYQVTDPLCNSTFCLDPGQAQASRLRVLGRAADQHELVVPAHFGGHGAVEIRHDGPRFAITTWADFAPPGKLGTDHS
- a CDS encoding D-2-hydroxyacid dehydrogenase family protein → MRCAVLDDYQDAARANADWSRVDLTVFREHMSSEDEVAAALADFDVVVIMRERTPFPASLLARLPRLKLLITSGMRNAAIDLKAAAVLGVTVCGTASRSEPPVELTWALILGLCRHVVPENVAFRSGGPWQSTIGTDLVGATLGLLGLGKIGTRVATIARAFGMEVLAWSQNLTAERTEAVGARLALSKEELLAGSDIVSIHLALSDRTRGLVDADALAAMKPSALLVNTSRAAIVDTEAMIAALTSGQLAGAGLDVFDLEPLPADHPLRTLPNVLATPHLGYVTRGNYSRYFGEAVEDIDAFVAGAPIRTLG
- a CDS encoding AraC family transcriptional regulator; translated protein: MDVVSDVITVLRTGRPSSNRTSVDVRWHMPFDAYDGAGFHILLRGNCSLLSDFGEPVRLGVGDVVLLPHGSAHRLAGDGTELLCGKYRLDRSRSHPLLVDLPEIIHLPATVGRHPELRAAIDLLGGEVEADRSGRGAVVSGLLDLLLVYMLRAWLEDNPGTGWSAALADPAVAGALHAIHDDPARPWTVPELAALVGQSRATLARRFTALVGQPPMAYLTWWRMTRAARLLRDSDAPLAAIARQVGYESPFAFSHAFKRLFGQSPNQYRLTEVC